One Rissa tridactyla isolate bRisTri1 chromosome 1, bRisTri1.patW.cur.20221130, whole genome shotgun sequence DNA segment encodes these proteins:
- the USF3 gene encoding basic helix-loop-helix domain-containing protein USF3 isoform X3: MPEMTENETPTKKQHRKKNRETHNAVERHRKKKINAGINRIGELIPCSPALKQSKNMILDQAFKYITEMKRQNDELLLNGGNNEQAEEIKKLRKQLDELQKENGRYIELLKANDICLYDDPTIHWKGNLKSAKVSVVIPGDQVQKNIIVYSNGTQPNGNNQGASVQGITFNVSHNLQKQTANVVPVQRTCNLVTPVTISGIYPTENKPWSQTTVSPLAPTQTAPAGNVLELSTSDNERGVLTAATASSQSASQSGTEQELQRSSSNTPQNDQNLPKSKNDEEGTKLTKKTLLQGISLPSSASTEASQVQQVNATCSNTHDSRSDLQESCVISTTDTASVPSVRLTTADSPSSVNVLKSTDSVSSAGMPVTSAAAGVKAAMAMSTLPASPLENCWSFSGSSGVGTSDLKNMSSLTRMPSAGNTQTTWTTLQLAGNTVQPLSQTPSGIMTALLNEPVNGAGTVSSAHSRPLTTSISLNASLPGDGQAAEQIVVTLPSCPPLPMQPLISQPQVKTQAAGNILPLNSAMQVIQMAQPVASAVTGAPANQNVIILQPPNPAPCPPIMRAEVPSQNVSQQIVIIQAANQNPLPLLSAQPSASVRVPVNGPTAVANSSSSIQNASLPQTFGGKHLVHILPRPSSLASSSSTQTFSVTMSNQQHPQTISLNGQLFALQPVMSSSGASNQAPMQIIQPTTSEDPNTNVALNTFGALANLNQSISQMAGQSCLHLSLSHPTNPTTVNNQIATVNCVSVATSVASSIPAEVSALTSASNSINASPKKAAAALPSNAKSKRTNKKPSTKKHQVVNSKVSCPAAPCKDAGKVDCAPVETMAKHSNGEGLMDNAPAVSQALTTSQASSVAASSGVSVSDCCSKETASSEQAAKTSSVPEPSSAEAPASSPLASVVSEQLALVPPTAKEAAPHQQARGSQNRPPTSSALSESPKSCEPNTTLTSSRTEAHVTNSQVAGTSAAQSSTAGHTSKAGTISESCNVTQDSSVVMQDADLLEGQGLTKMLSDLTKERTAVEKTSSFSVQGEHSNFPMENSKSADSNVDLPEKQELLLMNTEGDTLSQHHSCISDQEVVSASLIASRQADSPMSTSSGSSRGFSVASMLPDTTREDVTSSTSTSTCNSCTFSEQTDIVALAARAIFDQENLEKGGGGMQVNMRDAISKSTEVAPLEREQQPFKAQPVKENNAGPLEAAPNKFSAQDAVQTNVDRQVEKPSCSVGGVETSNASLQISTSQSPSITSLSVNNLIHQSRIVHPLVSCSSLSQSSEPASVPATVSLSLPPTTYVNQSPGPAMMSEYAQEQLNAIRASTMQAPQLPESHLKQQNHEGRKDSAKRAVQDDLLLSTAKRQKQCQTTPIRLEGMALMNRTPESIADQTQMLVSQIPPNSSNSVASVSSQGHVDGLNRLFPSNSNFVTPALRQPEVQCGSQPSISEQQGQAGQHLQPIQHVPTQGISHLHSNHPYLKQQQAGQLRERHHLYQLQHHVTHGENSVHSQPHNVHQQRTIQQEVQMQKKRNLIQGTQATQLSLQQKHHGSDQTRQKGGQPHPHHQQMQQQMQQHFGASQPEKNCENPATSRNHHNHPQSHINQDIMHQQQQDVSSRQQGSASEHVSGHNPMQRLMTSRGLEQQMVSQASIVTRPSDMTCTPHRQERNRVSSYSAEALIGKTPSNSEQRIGISLQGPRVSDQLEMRSYLDVSRNKGLAIHNMQGRLSVDHTVSSDVQRLSDCQTFKPAGPNQQPTGNFDVQASRNSEIGNSVSSLRGMQSQAFRIGQNTGPSIERQKRLPYQPVQGIPTGNTLPSRENENTCHQSFMQSLLAPHLGDQVSGSQRSIPEHQRNTQCGASSTIEYNCPPARESVHIRREGDGQSRESCDMSIGAINTRNSSLNIPFSSSSSSGDIQGRNTSPNISVQKSNPMRMTDSHGTKSHMNTPVSSNMHGVVRPTHPHSAVSHGNGEQGQPSVRQPNSSVTQRSRHPLQDNGGSKIRQPERNRSGNQRHGNVFDPSLPHLPLSTSGSMILGRQQSAIEKRGSIVRFMSDGPQVSNDNAAPDQHTLSQNFGFPFIPEGGMNPPINANASFIPPVTQPSATRTPALIPVDPQNTLPSFYPPYSPAHPTLSNDISIPYFPNQMFPNPGTEKPSSGSLNNRFGSILSPPRPVGFAQPSFPLLPDMPPMHMTNTSHLSNFNLTSLFPEIATALPPDGSAMSPLLSIANTSASDSSKQSSNRPAHNISHILGHDCSSAV; encoded by the exons TGGAGAGACATCGAAAGAAGAAGATTAATGCTGGGATAAACAGAATCGGAGAACTCATTCCCTGCTCTCCAGCACTTAAGCAG agcaaGAACATGATCCTGGATCAGGCCTTTAAGTAtataacagaaatgaaaagacaGAACGATGAACTTCTGTTAAATGGAGGGAACAATGAACAGG CTGAAGAGATAAAAAAACTCCGGAAACAGTTGGATGAACTGCAAAAGGAAAACGGGAGATACATCGAACTACTGAAAGCAAATGATATTTGCCTGTATGATGACCCTACGATCCACTGGAAAGGAAATCTCAAAAGTGCGAAGGTCTCGGTTGTTATTCCTGGTGATCAGGTTCAAAAGAACATCATTGTCTATTCAAATGGGACTCAACCCAATGGGAATAACCAGGGAGCATCTGTCCAGGGAATAACGTTTAATGTTAGTCATaatttacaaaagcaaacagcCAATGTTGTGCCAGTCCAGAGAACTTGCAACCTAGTGACTCCTGTGACTATTTCTGGTATTTACCCCACAGAAAACAAGCCATGGTCACAAACTACAGTTTCTCCACTGGCACCCACTCAGACAGCTCCAGCAGGGAATGTTCTTGAGCTTTCCACCTCGGACAATGAGCGAGGCGTGCTCACTGCTGCTACTGCCAGCTCACAGAGCGCATCTCAATCCGGAACAGAGCAGGAACTACAGCGTTCTTCAAGTAACACACCACAGAATGATCAAAATCTTCCCAAGAGTAAAAATGATGAGGAGGGCActaaattaacaaagaaaacGCTCCTTCAGGGAATCAGCCTTCCTTCCAGTGCCTCCACGGAAGCCTCCCAAGTTCAACAGGTGAATGCGACTTGCTCAAATACACACGATTCTAGGAGTGACCTTCAGGAAAGCTGTGTCATTTCAACCACAGACACAGCTTCTGTGCCATCAGTGAGGCTGACTACTGCAGATAGCCCTTCCTCTGTAAATGTCCTCAAAAGTACAGACTCAGTAAGTAGCGCTGGAATGCCTGtgacttctgcagcagcaggagttaAGGCTGCGATGGCAATGAGCACTCTGCCTGCCAGTCCCctagagaactgctggtcttttTCAGGCTCTTCAGGTGTTGGCACTTCAGACTTGAAAAACATGAGTAGCCTTACACGGATGCCTTCAGCTGGCAACACGCAGACCACATGGACAACTTTGCAGCTGGCGGGAAATACTGTTCAGCCACTAAGCCAAACGCCATCCGGTATAATGACCGCACTATTAAACGAGCCAGTTAATGGTGCTGGTACCGTGTCTTCTGCTCACAGCAGGCCTTTGACTACAAGTATCAGTTTGAACGCTTCTCTGCCTGGGGATGGCCAGGCAGCTGAACAGATTGTAGTTACCTTGCCCTCCTGCCCACCCTTACCTATGCAGCCGTTAATCAGCCAGCCACAGGTTAAAACTCAGGCTGCAGGGAATATCCTTCCATTAAATTCAGCTATGCAGGTGATTCAGATGGCTCAGCCAGTCGCGTCAGCTGTTACAGGAGCACCGGCTAACCAGAATGTCATCATTCTCCAGCCTCCAAACCCCGCTCCATGCCCGCCGATTATGAGAGCGGAAGTTCCCAGCCAAAATGTTAGTCAGCAAATTGTAATTATACAAGCTGCTAATCAGaatcctcttcccctcctctccgcGCAGCCTTCTGCTTCTGTAAGAGTTCCCGTGAACGGGCCGACTGCAGTCGCGAACTCTAGCAGCTCCATACAAAATGCCTCTCTTCCACAGACTTTCGGAGGGAAACACCTTGTCCATATATTACCAAGACCATCCTCTTTGGCATCTTCTAGCTCTACGCAAACGTTTTCGGTTACAATGTCGAATCAGCAGCACCCTCAAACTATCTCATTGAACGGGCAGCTTTTTGCGTTGCAGCCAGTGATGTCTTCATCTGGAGCTTCAAATCAAGCCCCTATGCAAATTATTCAGCCCACCACCAGCGAGGATCCAAATACCAATGTTGCCCTCAATACATTCGGTGCTTTAGCTAACCTCAATCAAAGCATATCGCAAATGGCTGGACAGAGCTGCTTGCACTTGTCTCTCAGCCACCCTACCAATCCCACAACTGTCAATAACCAGATTGCCACAGTTAACTGTGTGTCAGTAGCAACTTCAGTGGCATCTTCAATACCTGCGGAGGTTTCAGCATTAACTAGTGCATCTAATTCGATAAATGCTTCCCCCAAAAAAGCGGCTGCTGCCTTGCCATCCAATGCAAAATCGAAAAGGACAAACAAAAAGCCAAGTACAAAGAAACACCAAGTGGTCAACAGTAAAGtgtcctgcccagcagctccttgCAAAGACGCAGGGAAGGTGGACTGCGCTCCCGTGGAAACGATGGCAAAGCATTCAAACGGCGAGGGGCTGATGGATAATGCTCCAGCGGTATCTCAAGCTTTAACGACATCGCAGGCGAGCAGTGTGGCAGCATCGAGTGGTGTCAGCGTTTCTGACTGTTGTTCCAAAGAGACTGCCAGCTCTGAACAGGCAGCCAAAACCTCCTCTGTCCCTGAGCCGAGCTCAGCTGAGGCACCCGCTTCCTCGCCACTGGCATCTGTGGTGTCAGAGCAGCTGGCGCTTGTCCCGCCGACCGCCAAAGAAGCTGCTCCTCACCAGCAGGCCCGTGGGTCTCAGAACCGTCCACCAACCAGCTCTGCCTTGTCAGAGTCTCCGAAATCCTGTGAACCCAACACCACCTTAACGTCCTCTCGTACTGAAGCACATGTGACAAATTCTCAGGTTGCTGGGacatcagcagcacagagcagcacagcgGGTCATACGTCCAAGGCAGGAACGATTTCGGAGTCCTGCAACGTTACACAGGATTCCTCAGTGGTAATGCAAGATGCGGACTTGTTAGAAGGACAGGGTCTAACCAAAATGCTGTCTGATCTCACGAAAGAAAGAACAGCTGTGGAAAAAACCTCTTCTTTCAGCGTTCAGGGGGAGCATTCAAATTTTCCCATGGAAAACTCTAAATCAGCAGACTCAAATGTTGATTTGCCTGAGAAGCAGGAACTCTTGCTGATGAACACGGAAGGCGATACTCTTTCCCAGCATCACTCCTGCATTTCTGACCAGGAAGTAGTCAGTGCTTCCCTTATCGCTAGCAGGCAGGCCGACTCCCCTATGTCAACTAGCTCTGGCAGCAGTCGAGGCTTCTCGGTTGCATCTATGTTGCCAGATACCACCAGAGAAGACGTTACTAGCAGCACCTCAACGAGTACCTGTAACAGCTGCACATTTTCAGAACAGACCGACATTGTAGCTCTTGCAGCAAGAGCTATTTTTGACCAGGAGAACCTTGAGAAAGGTGGAGGAGGAATGCAGGTTAACATGAGGGATGCCATCTCTAAGTCAACTGAGGTTGCACCTTTGGAGAGAGAGCAACAGCCTTTTAAGGCTCAaccagtgaaagaaaacaacGCAGGACCGTTGGAAGCAGCACCAAACAAATTCAGTGCTCAGGATGCAGTACAGACAAATGTCGATAGGCAGGTTGAAAAGCCAAGCTGCTCTGTAGGAGGTGTAGAAACATCAAACGCTTCTTTGCAGATTTCCACTTCCCAGTCACCAAGCATAACCAGTTTAAGCGTGAATAATCTAATACACCAGAGTCGCATTGTCCATCCCCTTGTGAGTTGTTCCAGTTTATCCCAGTCTTCAGAGCCAGCGAGCGTCCCTGCAACTGTGAGCCTCTCCCTTCCACCTACCACGTACGTCAATCAGTCTCCAGGCCCCGCTATGATGAGCGAATATGCTCAGGAACAACTGAATGCTATTAGGGCAAGCACCATGCAGGCTCCCCAGCTGCCGGAATCACACTTAAAGCAGCAAAATCATGAAGGTCGCAAGGACTCGGCCAAGCGGGCTGTTCAAGATGACCTTCTGCTTTCTACGGCCAAGAGGCAAAAGCAGTGCCAGACGACGCCCATCAGGCTTGAAGGGATGGCATTGATGAACCGAACACCGGAGAGCATTGCTGATCAAACACAGATGCTAGTCAGTCAGATTCCTCCCAATTCGTCCAATTCAGTGGCGTCAGTGAGCAGCCAAGGGCACGTGGATGGCCTCAATAGGTTATTCCCATCGAACAGCAACTTTGTAACACCAGCTTTGAGACAACCTGAAGTTCAGTGCGGTTCGCAGCCATCAATTTCAGAgcagcaaggccaggctgggcagcACTTGCAGCCAATTCAACATGTACCCACTCAAGGCATATCTCACCTTCACAGTAATCATCCCTACTTAAAGCAACAGCAGGCTGGTCAGTTAAGAGAAAGGCACCACTTGTATCAGCTGCAGCACCATGTCACTCACGGGGAAAACTCGGTCCACTCTCAACCCCACAACGTCCACCAACAGCGAACAATACAGCAGGAGGTGCAGATGCAGAAGAAACGAAACCTCATCCAGGGAACACAAGCCACGCAGCTTTCTCTACAGCAAAAACACCACGGAAGCGATCAAACGCGGCAAAAAGGTGGTCAGCCTCATCCTCACCACCAGCAAATGCAGCAGCAGATGCAGCAGCACTTTGGAGCTTCCCAGCCTGAAAAGAACTGTGAAAATCCTGCAACAAGCAGAAACCATCATAACCACCCTCAGAGCCATATAAATCAGGATATTATGCATCAACAGCAACAAGATGTTAGCAGCAGACAGCAAGGTTCAGCTTCTGAACATGTGTCAGGGCACAATCCGATGCAGAGACTTATGACCTCAAGGGGCTTAGAGCAGCAAATGGTGTCCCAGGCAAGTATCGTAACCAGGCCATCAGATATGACATGCACCCCTCACAGGCAGGAAAGAAATAGAGTCTCCAGCTACTCTGCTGAGGCGCTCATCGGGAAGACGCCCTCTAATTCGGAACAGAGAATAGGAATATCTCTTCAAGGCCCTAGGGTTTCTGACCAGCTTGAAATGAGGAGCTATCTTGATGTTTCTAGAAATAAAGGGTTGGCCATTCATAATATGCAGGGCCGCTTATCTGTCGACCATACAGTTAGCTCAGATGTGCAGCGGCTTTCTGATTGCCAGACATTTAAGCCAGCTGGACCCAATCAACAACCGACAGGCAATTTCGATGTCCAGGCTTCAAGAAACAGCGAAATTGGTAATTCTGTGTCATCCCTCAGGGGCATGCAGTCACAAGCTTTTCGAATCGGTCAAAATACTGGGCCATCCATAGAAAGACAGAAGAGATTGCCCTACCAGCCAGTACAGGGTATTCCAACAGGAAATACCCTGCCATCAAGGGAGAATGAAAACACGTGCCACCAAAGTTTTATGCAGAGTTTACTTGCCCCTCACCTTGGAGATCAAGTTAGTGGAAGTCAAAGATCAATCCCAGAACATCAGAGGAACACGCAGTGCGGCGCCTCCTCCACGATTGAGTACAATTGTCCCCCAGCACGGGAGAGTGTCCACATCCGAAGAGAGGGTGATGgccagagcagggagagctgtgaCATGTCTATTGGTGCAATTAACACGAGGAACAGTTCTTTGAATATTCCTTTTTCAAGTTCTTCTTCCTCGGGAGATATTCAGGGTCGCAATACAAGCCCAAACATCTCTGTGCAGAAGTCCAATCCCATGAGGATGACGGACAGTCATGGAACCAAGAGCCACATGAATACGCCTGTTTCTAGCAACATGCATGGAGTTGTGAGGCCAACTCACCCTCACTCTGCAGTTTCTCACGGAAATGGCGAGCAAGGGCAACCTTCTGTTCGTCAGCCAAATTCTTCAGTTACTCAGCGGTCGAGGCATCCTCTGCAAGATAATGGAGGTTCTAAAATACGTCAGCCTGAAAGGAATCGATCTGGAAATCAAAGACATGGAAATGTCTTTGACCCTAGTCTTCCCCATCTTCCTCTCTCTACCAGCGGCAGTATGATCCTTGGGCGCCAGCAGTCTGCGATAGAAAAAAGAGGAAGCATTGTCCGATTTATGTCTGATGGCCCTCAAGTGTCTAATGATAACGCAGCCCCTGACCAACATACGCTCTCTCAGAATTTCGGATTCCCTTTTATTCCGGAGGGTGGCATGAATCCACCGATAAATGCCAACGCCTCTTTCATCCCACCAGTCACCCAGCCTAGTGCCACTCGAACACCAGCTCTCATCCCGGTCGATCCTCAGAATACCCTGCCATCCTTCTATCCTCCTTACTCTCCTGCCCACCCTACCCTTTCCAACGACATTTCAATCCCTTACTTTCCCAATCAGATGTTTCCTAACCCAGGCACGGAGAAGCCGAGTAGTGGAAGTTTAAACAATCGATTTGGATCCATTCTGTCTCCTCCCAGGCCTGTTGGTTTTGCTCAGCcaagttttcctttgcttccgGATATGCCGCCGATGCACATGACCAACACGTCGCACTTATCCAATTTTAACTTGACGTCTTTGTTTCCAGAAATAGCCACAGCTCTTCCTCCAGATGGTTCGGCAATGTCGCCTTTGCTTTCCATTGCAAACACATCTGCTTCAGATTCTTCCAAGCAGTCCTCAAACCGACCTGCCCACAATATAAGCCATATTCTAGGTCACGACTGCAGCTCAGCTGTATGA